A window of the Brassica napus cultivar Da-Ae chromosome C5, Da-Ae, whole genome shotgun sequence genome harbors these coding sequences:
- the LOC106400407 gene encoding callose synthase 1-like isoform X1, with protein MSQRRESGPSRPHRPIQRTQTLGSLGEAMLDSEVVPSSLVEIAPILRVANEVEASNPRVAYLCRFYAFEKAHRLDPTSSGRGVRQFKTALLQRLERENETTLAGRQKSDAREMQRFYQHYYEKYIHALNAADKADRAQLTKAYQTASVLFEVLKAVNQTEDVPVPVKILQQQKKVEEKTQIYKPYNILPLDPDSQNQAIMRLPEIQAAVTALRNIRGLPWKAGHKKKIDEDILDWLQSMFGFQEDSVSNQREHLILLLANVHIRQYPRPEQEPKLDDRALTIVMKKLFRNYKKWCKYLGRKSSLWLPTIQQEVQQRKLLYMGLYLLIWGEAANLRFMPECLCYIYHHMAFELYGMLAGSVSSLTGEHVKPAYGGDDEAFLQKVVTPIYKTIAKEAKRSRDGKSKHSVWRNYDDLNEYFWSIRCFRLGWPMRADADFFCLTAEELRVENSEIKSNSGDRWMGKVNFVEIRSFWHIFRSFDRMWSFYILCLQAMIVIAWNGSGELSAIFQGDVFLKVLSIFITAAVLKLAQALLDIALSWKARHSMSHYVKLRYVLKAGAAAGWVIVMPVAYAYSWKNASGFALTIKNWFGGHSHNSPSLFIVAILIYLSPNMLSALLFLFPFIRRYLERSDFKIMMLMMWWSQPRLYIGRGMHESALSLFKYTMFWIVLLVSKLAFSFYAEIKPLVGPTKDIMRIHISVYSWHEFFPHAKNNLGVVIALWSPVILVYFMDTQIWYAIVSTLVGGLNGAFRRLGEIRTLAMLRSRFQSIPGAFNDCLVPHDNSDDTKKRGFKATFSRKFDQLPSSKDKEAARFAQMWNKIISSFREEDLISDREMELLLVPYWSDPDLDLIRWPPFLLASKIPIALDMAKDSNGKDRELKKRLAVDSYMTCAVSECYASFKNLINYLVIGERERQVINDIFSKIDEHIEKETLITELNLSSLPDLYGQFVQLIEYLIQNREEDKDQIVIVLLNMLEVVTRDIMDEEVPSLLETAHNGAYVKYDVMTPLHQQRKYFSQLQFPVFSQKEAWKEKIKRLHLLLTVKESAMDVPSNLEARRRLTFFSNSLFMDMPPAPKIRNMLSFSVLTPYFSEDVLFSIFGLEQQNEDGVSILFYLQKIFPDEWTNFLERVKCGSEEELRTKDDLEEELRLWASYRGQTLTKTVRGMMYYRKALELQAFLDMAKDEELLKGYKALELTSEEASKSGESLWAQCQALADMKFTFVVSCQQYSIHKRSGDQRAKDILRLMTTYPSIRVAYIDEVEQTHKESYKGTEEKIYYSALVKAAPQTKPMDSSESVQTLDQLIYRIKLPGPAILGEGKPENQNHAIIFTRGEGLQTIDMNQDNYMEEAFKMRNLLQEFLVKHGGVRFPTILGLREHIFTGSVSSLAWFMSNQENSFVTIGQRVLASPLKIRFHYGHPDIFDRLFHLTRGGICKASKVINLSEDIFAGFNSTLREGNVTHHEYIQVGKGRDVGLNQISMFEAKIANGNGEQTLSRDLYRLGHRFDFFRMLSCYFTTIGFYFSTMLTVLTVYVFLYGRLYLVLSGLEQGLSNQRAFRNNRPLEAALASQSFVQIGFLMALPMMMEIGLERGFHNALIEFVLMQLQLASVFFTFQLGTKTHYYGRTLFHGGAEYRGTGRGFVVFHAKFAENYRFYSRSHFVKGIELMILLLVYQLFGQSYRGVVTYILITVSIWFMVVTWLFAPFLFNPSGFEWQKIVDDWTDWNKWIYNRGGIGVPAEKSWESWWEKELEHLKHSGVRGIVLEIFLALRFFIFQYGLVYQLSIFKGKNQSFWVYGASWFVILFLLLIVKGLGMGRRRFSTSFQLLFRIIKGLVFLAFVTILITLLALPLITIKDLFICMLAFMPTGWGMLLIAQACKPLIQHLRIWSSVRTLARGYEIVMGLLLFTPVAFLAWFPFVSEFQTRMLFNQAFSRGLQISRILGGHRKDRSSKNKE; from the exons ATGTCTCAAAGAAGGGAGAGTGGTCCGTCTCGGCCGCACAGGCCGATTCAACGGACTCAGACCCTTGGTAGTCTCGGAGAGGCTATGCTAGATAGTGAAGTGGTGCCATCTTCTTTAGTGGAGATTGCTCCGATTCTTCGTGTGGCTAATGAAGTTGAAGCTAGTAACCCACGAGTTGCTTACTTAT GTCGATTTTACGCATTTGAGAAGGCGCATAGGCTTGATCCGACATCGAGTGGACGTGGTGTTCGCCAGTTTAAGACTGCTCTTCTTCAACGATTAGAAAGG GAGAACGAAACAACTTTGGCAGGAAGGCAAAAGAGTGATGCGCGTGAGATGCAGAGGTTTTATCAACACTACTACGAGAAGTACATCCACGCTTTGAATGCTGCTGATAAAGCTGACCG TGCTCAACTTACAAAGGCCTATCAAACTGCTTCCGTTCTCTTTGAAGTCTTGAAGGCTGTTAACCAGACAGAAGATGTGCCAGTGCCTGTAAAG ATTTTGCAACAGCagaagaaggtggaagagaaGACACAGATTTACAAGCCTTACAATATACTTCCCCTAGACCCTGATAGTCAGAATCAGGCTATAATGAGATTGCCTGAG ATACAAGCTGCTGTCACCGCTCTTAGAAATATAAGGGGATTGCCATGGAAAGCAGGTCACAAGAAGAAAATAGACGAAGACATTCTAGACTGGCTTCAGTCCATGTTTGGTTTCCAG GAAGATAGTGTTTCCAATCAACGAGAGCACTTGATCTTGTTACTTGCTAATGTCCACATCCGACAATATCCAAGACCAGAACAAGAACCAAAG TTGGATGATCGGGCCTTGACCATAGTGATGAAGAAACTGTTCAGAAACTACAAAAAGTGGTGCAAGTACTTGGGTCGGAAAAGTAGTCTTTG GTTGCCGACTATTCAACAAGAGGTACAGCAGCGTAAATTGCTCTACATGGGACTTTATCTTCTGATCTGGGGAGAAGCAGCAAACCTGAGATTCATGCCAGAATGCCTCTGTTATATATACCACCAT ATGGCTTTCGAGTTGTATGGTATGTTGGCTGGTAGTGTTAGTTCTCTAACAGGGGAGCATGTAAAGCCAGCTTATGGTGGTGACGATGAAGCTTTCCTGCAGAAAGTAGTGACTCCTATATACAAGACAATAGCAAAg GAAGCAAAGAGAAGTAGAGATGGAAAGTCAAAGCATTCTGTTTGGAGAAACTATGATGACTTGAATGagtatttttg GTCAATTCGATGTTTTCGCTTAGGGTGGCCTATGCGAGCTGATGCTGATTTCTTTTGCCTGACAGCTGAAGAACTTCGAGTTGAGAACAGCGAG ATAAAATCAAATAGTGGAGATCGGTGGATGGGAAAAGTCAATTTTGTTGAGATACGCTCCTTCTGGCATATATTTAGAAGCTTTGATAGAATGTGGAGTTTCTACATCCTGTGTTTGCAA GCAATGATTGTTATTGCATGGAATGGATCCGGAGAGTTGAGTGCCATCTTTCAGGGTGATGTCTTCCTAAAGGTTCTGAGCATTTTCATTACTGCAGCTGTACTAAAGCTTGCACAAG CTCTCCTTGACATAGCCCTGAGCTGGAAGGCAAGACACAGCATGTCACACTATGTGAAACTCAGATACGTCTTGAAGGCTGGTGCGGCTGCAGGGTGGGTTATAGTCATGCCGGTTGCTTACGCCTACAGCTGGAAAAACGCTTCTGGCTTTGCGCTGACCATAAAGAATTGGTTTGGTGGACACAGCCATAATTCGCCTTCCCTTTTCATTGTGGCGATTCTTATCTACTTGTCCCCGAACATGCTTTCTGCGTTGCTGTTTTTGTTTCCGTTCATTCGACGGTATCTCGAGAGATCGGACTTCAAGATAATGATGCTGATGATGTGGTGGTCTCAG CCTCGGCTGTACATAGGAAGGGGTATGCATGAGAGTGCGTTGTCACTTTTCAA GTACACGATGTTTTGGATTGTTCTTCTGGTTTCAAAGCTGGCATTTAGTTTTTACGCTGAG ATTAAGCCCCTTGTTGGTCCAACCAAAGATATAATGCGAATCCATATATCCGTCTACAGCTGGCATGAGTTTTTCCCTCATG CAAAGAATAATTTAGGAGTCGTCATTGCACTGTGGTCACCGGTTATTCTC GTTTATTTCATGGACACTCAAATATGGTATGCTATCGTCTCAACTCTGGTTGGAGGTTTGAATGGAGCTTTCCGCCGTCTTGGAGAG ATCCGGACACTTGCAATGTTGAGGTCAAGATTCCAGTCCATACCAGGGGCCTTTAATGATTGCTTGGTACCACATGATAACAGCGACGATACAAAGAAAAGGGGATTTAAGGCGACCTTCTCTCGGAAGTTTGATCAG CTACCATCTAGTAAAGACAAGGAAGCAGCGCGGTTTGCTCAGATGTGGAACAAAATAATCAGTAGTTTCCGAGAAGAGGATTTGATTAGTGATAG GGAAATGGAACTTTTGCTTGTGCCATATTGGTCTGACCCTGATTTGGATCTTATCCGGTGGCCACCTTTTCTACTGGCTAGTAAG ATCCCAATAGCTTTGGATATGGCCAAAGACAGCAATGGAAAAGACCGTGAACTGAAAAAGAGACTGGCTGTTGACAGCTACATGACTTGTGCAGTTAGCGAGTGCTATGCCTCTTTCAAGAATCTCATTAATTATTTGGTTATTGGAGAACGAGAAAGACA GGTCATAAAtgatatcttctccaagattgatgAACACATCGAGAAAGAAACACTGATAACAGAACTGAACCTGAGTTCTCTTCCTGATCTGTATGGCCAGTTTGTTCAGCTAATCGAATATTTG ATACAAAACAGAGAGGAGGACAAGGATCAGATTGTAATCGTCCTGCTGAACATGTTAGAAGTGGTGACTAGAGACATAATGGACGAAGAAGTTCCAAG CTTACTAGAGACTGCACACAATGGAGCTTATGTCAAGTACGACGTCATGACCCCTCTTCATCAGCAGCGCAAATATTTCAGCCAGCTTCAGTTCCCAGTTTTCTCTCAAAAGGAAGCCTGGAAAGAAAAA ATCAAGAGGCTTCATCTTTTGCTTACTGTCAAGGAGTCAGCTATGGATGTTCCGTCCAACTTGGAAGCTCGAAGGCGTCTTACTTTCTTTTCAAATTCTTTATTCATGGACATGCCTCCTGCACCCAAGATCCGCAATATGCTTTCCTTCTC GGTCCTAACACCATACTTTTCAGAGGATGTTCTTTTCTCCATATTTGGTTTAGAACAGCAAAATGAAGATGGAGTCTCCATACTTTTTTACTTGCAGAAGATCTTCCCAG ACGAATGGACGAACTTCCTGGAACGAGTTAAATGTGGCAGCGAAGAAGAACTAAGAACAAAAGATGATTTGGAAGAGGAGCTTCGTCTATGGGCATCTTACAGAGGCCAAACTCTGACTAAAACTG TGCGAGGCATGATGTACTATCGAAAGGCTTTGGAACTTCAGGCCTTCCTTGACATGGCAAAGGATGAAG AATTATTGAAAGGCTACAAGGCTCTGGAGTTAACCAGTGAAGAAGCATCAAAGAGTGGAGAGTCACTATGGGCACAGTGTCAGGCACTTGCGGATATGAAATTCACCTTTGTGGTTTCCTGCCAGCAATACAGTATTCATAAGAGATCTGGTGACCAACGTGCTAAAGACATATTGAGACTTATGACAAC GTATCCGTCTATTCGTGTTGCTTATATTGATGAGGTGGAGCAAACACATAAAGAAAGTTATAAGGGGACAGAGGAAAAGATTTATTACTCAGCTCTTGTGAAAGCTGCTCCACAGACCAAACCAATGGATTCTTCTGAATCTGTTCAAACACTAGATCAG cTCATTTATAGGATTAAGCTTCCGGGGCCAGCTATACTAGGAGAGGGAAAGCCGGAAAATCAGAACCATGCTATCATTTTTACACGTGGAGAAGGGTTGCAAACAATTGACATGAACCAG GATAACTATATGGAGGAAGCTTTCAAAATGAGGAACTTGCTGCAAGAGTTTCTTGTTAAGCATGGAGGCGTGAGATTCCCTACCATTCTTGGTCTCAGAGAGCATATTTTCACTGGAAG TGTGTCTTCTCTTGCATGGTTTATGTCAAATCAGGAGAACAGCTTTGTAACGATTGGGCAAAGGGTGCTAGCTAGTCCCTTAAA GATACGATTCCATTACGGTCATCCAGATATTTTTGATCGTCTGTTTCACCTTACCAGAGGTGGTATCTGCAAAGCTTCTAAAGTCATCAACCTTAGTGAAGACATCTTTGCAG GTTTTAACTCAACTCTGCGTGAAGGAAACGTAACTCATCATGAATATATACAAGTCGGTAAAGGGAGAGACGTGGGACTCAACCAGATCTCAATGTTTGAGGCCAAAATCGCCAATGGAAACGGTGAGCAAACTCTGAGCCGCGACTTGTACAGACTGGGACACCGTTTTGATTTCTTCCGGATGCTGTCTTGTTATTTCACCACCATTGGTTTCTATTTCAGTACCATG TTAACAGTGCTTACAGTATATGTCTTTCTCTACGGCCGGTTATACCTAGTACTCAGTGGGCTTGAACAAGGGTTAAGCAACCAACGAGCTTTCCGTAACAACAGGCCTCTCGAGGCAGCTCTCGCTTCCCAATCATTCGTGCAGATCGGTTTTCTAATGGCTCTCCCTATGATGATGGAGATTGGACTCGAAAGAGGCTTCCACAACGCACTAATCGAGTTTGTCCTGATGCAGCTACAACTCGCTTCTGTCTTCTTCACGTTCCAGCTCGGCACAAAGACGCATTACTACGGAAGGACACTGTTCCACGGAGGCGCTGAGTACAGAGGAACAGGCCGCGGCTTTGTTGTCTTCCACGCCAAATTCGCCGAGAACTATAGATTTTATTCCCGCAGCCACTTCGTGAAGGGCATCGAGCTGATGATTCTCTTGCTAGTGTATCAGCTCTTTGGTCAATCTTACCGGGGCGTTGTGACTTATATTCTCATCACTGTTTCGATATGGTTCATGGTGGTGACGTGGCTGTTTGCCCCCTTTTTGTTTAATCCCTCTGGCTTCGAGTGGCAGAAGATCGTTGATGACTGGACGGACTGGAACAAGTGGATATACAACAGGGGAGGGATCGGTGTTCCGGCTGAGAAGAGTTGGGAGTCTTGGTGGGAGAAAGAGTTGGAGCATCTTAAGCACTCGGGGGTCCGCGGTATTGTACTTGAGATTTTCTTGGCGTTGAGGTTCTTTATATTTCAGTATGGGCTTGTGTATCAGCTCAGTATCTTTAAAGGGAAGAATCAAAGCTTTTGG GTTTATGGAGCTTCATGGTTTGTCATCTTATTCCTTCTACTCATTGTGAAG GGTTTGGGGATGGGAAGGAGAAGATTCAGCACGAGTTTCCAGCTTCTATTCAGAATCATAAAGGGTCTTGTGTTCCTCGCATTTGTTACAATTCTCATAACTCTCCTGGCACTTCCTCTGAtaacaatcaaagacttattCATCTGCATGCTTGCCTTCATGCCAACTGGCTGGGGAATGCTTCTT ATTGCGCAAGCTTGTAAGCCTCTGATCCAACATCTAAGGATATGGTCATCGGTTAGGACGCTAGCACGTGGCTATGAGATCGTGATGGGATTGCTTCTCTTCACGCCGGTTGCTTTCTTGGCTTGGTTTCCTTTTGTGTCCGAGTTCCAGACAAGAATGCTCTTTAACCAAGCGTTTAGCAGAGGTCTTCAAATTTCTCGTATTCTTGGTGGTCACAGAAAAGACAGGTCTTCCAAAAACAAGGAGTGA